Proteins encoded in a region of the Vicia villosa cultivar HV-30 ecotype Madison, WI linkage group LG5, Vvil1.0, whole genome shotgun sequence genome:
- the LOC131602625 gene encoding protein DMR6-LIKE OXYGENASE 1-like — protein MGDIDPAFVQEQQHRPKLSIIEAQGIPEIDLSPLFHHDVPNPTAIDALVKEIGSACKEWGFFQVTNHGVPLSLRQKLEEASRLFFAQSLEEKKKVARDAINPTGYYDTEHTKNVRDWKEVFDFTSHDPTLIPLNSDENDDRVTQWTNHSPQYPPQFRAIIEEYIKEVEKLAYKLLELIALSLGVEANRFEEFFKDQTSFIRFNHYPPCPSPHLALGVGRHKDAGALTILAQDEVGGLEVKRKSDQEWVLVKPTPDAYIINVGDIIQVWSNDAYESVEHRVMVNSARERFSIPFFFFPAHYTQVKPLEELTNEENPPKYRPYNWGKFLVNRKGSNFAKKKVENIQIYHYKIA, from the exons ATGGGAGATATAGATCCAGCTTTTGTCCAAGAGCAACAACACAGACCAAAACTCTCCATCATTGAAGCCCAAGGAATTCCCGAAATTGACCTCTCCCCATTATTCCACCACGACGTTCCAAATCCAACTGCCATTGATGCCTTAGTGAAGGAGATTGGAAGTGCATGTAAGGAGTGGGGATTCTTTCAAGTCACAAACCATGGCGTCCCTCTCAGTCTTAGACAGAAACTTGAGGAAGCTTCTAGATTGTTCTTCGCTCAGAGTttggaggagaagaagaaggttgcaAGAGACGCGATCAATCCAACTGGTTATTATGACACAGAACACACCAAAAATGTTAGAGACTGGAAAGAAGTCTTTGATTTTACTTCACATGACCCTACTTTGATTCCTCTAAATTCTGATGAAAATGATGATCGAGTTACTCAATGGACCAATCATTCCCCTCAATATCCTCCACAATTCAG GGCTATAATTGAAGAGTATATCAAAGAGGTGGAAAAGTTGGCCTACAAGTTGCTTGAGTTAATAGCTCTTAGCTTAGGAGTTGAAGCAAACAggtttgaagaattcttcaaagatcAAACAAGCTTTATTAGATTCAACCACTATCCTCCATGCCCCTCCCCTCACCTAGCTCTTGGTGTTGGAAGACACAAAGATGCCGGTGCCTTAACTATTCTTGCTCAAGATGAAGTTGGAGGACTTGAAGTGAAGAGAAAATCAGATCAAGAATGGGTTCTTGTGAAACCTACTCCTGATGCTTACATTATCAATGTTGGTGATATCATTCAG GTTTGGAGCAATGATGCATATGAGAGTGTGGAGCATAGAGTAATGGTTAACTCTGCCAGAGAAAGGTTTTCAAttcccttcttcttcttccctgcaCATTACACTCAAGTCAAGCCTTTGGAGGAGCTGACAAATGAGGAAAACCCTCCAAAGTATAGACCTTACAACTGGGGCAAGTTTCTTGTGAACAGAAAGGGTAGCAATTTTGCGAAAAAAAAAGTGGAGAACATCCAAATTTATCATTATAAGATAGCTTAA
- the LOC131605517 gene encoding protein DMR6-LIKE OXYGENASE 2-like, translating into MGEVDPAFVQDQQHRPKLSIIEAQAIPEIDLSPIFHHEVPNPSAIDSLVKEIGSACEELGFFQVTNHGVPPSLTRKLDEASRLFFAQSLEEKKKVARDDYNPSGFYDTEHTKNVRDWKEVFDFFSHDPTLIPLTYDEHDDRVTQWTNQSSQYPPNFRAIIEEYIQEMEKLAYKLLELIALSLGLEAKRFEEFFKDQASFIRFNHSPSCPYPHLALGLGRHKDAGALTVLAQGEVGGLEVKRKSDQEWVLVKPTPGAYIINVGDIIQVWSNDAYESVEHRVTVNSERERFSTPFFFFPTHYTQVKPLEELINEENPTKYRPYNLGKFLVTRKDSNFQKQKVDNIQIHHFKIVP; encoded by the exons ATGGGAGAGGTAGATCCAGCTTTTGTTCAAGATCAACAACACAGACCAAAACTATCCATCATTGAAGCCCAAGCAATTCCCGAAATTGACCTCTCCCCAATATTCCATCACGAGGTTCCAAATCCATCAGCTATTGATTCCTTAGTGAAGGAGATTGGAAGTGCATGTGAAGAGTTGGGATTCTTTCAAGTCACAAACCATGGTGTCCCTCCGAGTCTTACGCGGAAACTTGATGAAGCTTCTAGATTGTTCTTTGCTCAGAGtttggaggagaagaagaaagttGCAAGAGACGATTA CAATCCATCTGGTTTTTATGACACAGAACATACCAAAAATGTTCGGGACTGGAAAGaagtgtttgattttttttcacaTGACCCTACTTTGATTCCTCTTACTTATGATGAACACGATGATCGAGTTACTCAATGGACCAATCAATCTTCTCAATATCCTCCAAACTTCAG GGCTATAATTGAAGAGTATATTCAAGAAATGGAAAAGCTGGCCTATAAGTTACTTGAGTTAATAGCTTTAAGCTTAGGACTTGAAGCAAAGagatttgaagaattcttcaaagatcAAGCTAGCTTTATCAGATTCAACCATTCTCCTTCGTGCCCTTATCCTCACCTTGCTCTTGGACTTGGACGACACAAAGATGCTGGTGCTTTAACCGTTCTTGCTCAAGGTGAAGTTGGAGGTCTTGAAGTGAAGCGAAAGTCAGATCAAGAATGGGTTCTTGTGAAACCTACTCCCGGTGCTTATATCATCAATGTTGGTGATATCATTCAG GTGTGGAGCAATGATGCATATGAGAGTGTGGAACACAGAGTGACGGTTAACTCTGAGAGAGAAAGGTTTTCAACGCCCTTCTTTTTCTTCCCTACACATTACACTCAAGTCAAGCCTTTGGAAGAGCTGATAAATGAGGAAAACCCTACAAAATATAGGCCTTACAACTTGGGAAAGTTTCTCGTTACCAGAAAGGATAGCAATTTTCAGAAGCAAAAAGTGGacaacattcaaattcatcaCTTTAAGATAGTGCCATAG
- the LOC131602624 gene encoding protein DMR6-LIKE OXYGENASE 1-like, translated as MGDIDPAFVQEQEHRPKLSIIEAQGIPEIDLSPLFHHQAPNPSAIDALVKEIGSACKEWGFFQVINHGVPLSLRQKLEEASRLFFSQSLEEKRKVARDAINPTGYYDTEHTKNVRDWKEVFDFVSQDPTLIPLNSDENDDRVTQVTNHSPQHPPQFRAIIEEYIKEVEKLAFKLLELIALSLGLEAKRFQEFFKDQTSTIRLNHYPPCPYPDLALGVGRHKDPGALTILAQDEVGGLEVKRKSDQEWVLVKPIPDAYIINLGDIIQVWSNDVYESVEHRVTVNSEKERFSIPLFFYPAHYTEVKPLEELTNEESPPKYRPYNLGKFLVNRKSSNFAKKKVENIQIHHFKIGQKDSTIEV; from the exons ATGGGAGATATAGATCCAGCTTTTGTCCAAGAGCAAGAACACAGACCCAAACTCTCCATCATTGAAGCCCAAGGAATTCCCGAAATTGACCTCTCCCCATTATTCCACCACCAAGCTCCAAATCCATCTGCTATTGATGCCTTAGTGAAGGAGATTGGAAGTGCATGTAAGGAGTGGGGATTCTTTCAAGTCATAAACCATGGTGTCCCTCTCAGTCTTAGGCAGAAACTGGAGGAAGCTTCTAGATTGTTCTTTTCTCAGAGTTTGGAAGAGAAAAGAAAGGTTGCAAGAGACGCGATCAATCCAACTGGTTATTATGATACTGAACACACCAAAAATGTTAGAGACTGGAAAGAAGTCTTTGATTTTGTTTCCCAAGACCCTACTTTGATTCCTCTCAATTCTGATGAAAATGATGATCGAGTTACTCAAGTGACCAATCATTCCCCTCAACATCCTCCACAATTCAG GGCTATAATTGAAGAGTATATTAAAGAGGTGGAAAAATTGGCTTTCAAATTGCTCGAGCTAATAGCTCTTAGCTTAGGACTTGAAGCAAAGAGGTTTCAAGAGTTCTTCAAAGATCAAACTAGCACTATTAGACTCAACCATTATCCTCCATGCCCCTACCCTGACCTTGCTCTTGGCGTTGGACGGCACAAAGATCCTGGTGCCTTAACTATTCTTGCTCAAGATGAAGTTGGAGGACTTGAAGTGAAGCGAAAATCAGATCAAGAATGGGTTCTTGTCAAACCTATTCCTGATGCTTACATTATCAATCTTGGTGATATCATTCAG GTGTGGAGCAATGATGTATATGAGAGTGTGGAACACCGAGTAACGGTTAACTCTGAGAAAGAAAGGTTTTCAATTCCCTTGTTTTTCTACCCTGCACATTACACTGAAGTGAAGCCTTTGGAGGAGCTGACAAATGAGGAAAGCCCTCCAAAGTATAGACCTTACAACTTGGGCAAGTTTCTTGTGAACAGAAAGAGTAGCAATTTTGCCAAGAAAAAAGTGGAGAACATCCAAATTCATCACTTTAAGATTGGTCAAAAAGATAGTACTATAGAAGTATAA
- the LOC131605516 gene encoding uncharacterized protein LOC131605516: MVEKLKILKNRISWWNKTVYGWIDLKIDKDGKEMHSLDNVFVHFAGNVPEEVVLERIKVVEDFWDNINKREGLLKLKSRQLWLSEGDDNTSYFHNSLKERRRRNSICSIETSAGRMEGVDEIKEFTFKHFENFFKEEVHFRPEPTGIKMNSLSFEESLDLEKPFFEGEVKEAIWSCDGNKSPGPAGFSLEFYKSGEYLQDYC; the protein is encoded by the exons ATGGTTGAGAAGTTGAAAATTCTCAAAAACCGGATCTCTTGGTGGAACAAAACGGTCTATGGGTGGATAGACCTAAAAATTGACAAAGATGGAAAAGAGATGCACTCTTTAGATAACgtgtttgttcattttgcaggtaacgTTCCGGAAGAAGTGGTCTTGGAAAGAATAAAAGTGGTGGAGGATTTTTGGGATAACATTAACAAAAGAGAAGGTCTTTTGAAATTAAAGTCGAGGCAACTTTGGCTTTCTGAAGGTGATGACAACACCAGCTACTTTCATAACTCtctaaaagaaagaagaagaaggaattctATTTGCTCCATTGAGACATCGGCGGGAAGAATGGAAGGGGTCGATGAAATCAAAGAGTTCACTTTCAAGCATTTTGAAAACTTCTTTAAAGAAGAAGTCCACTTTAGGCCGGAGCCTACCGGGATAAAAATGAACTCTCTATCATTTGAAGAATCATTGGATCTTGAGAAACCTTTCTTCGAAGGTGAAGTGAAGGAAGCCATTTGGTCGTGTGATGGTAACAAAAGCCCGGGGCCGGCCGGATTCTCATTGGAGTTTTACAAAAG TGGAGAGTATTTACAAGATTATTGCTAA